The genomic DNA CCAAGACTGACGGCTTGCAGATTTCCGGCGTGGACAACGTGCTTGTCCGTTTTGCCAGTTGTTGCAATCCGTTACCGGGCGAGCCGATTGTCGGTTATATCACCCGGGGACGCGGTGTTACCGTTCATCGGATTGACTGTCATAACGTCAAGAATTTTGAAGATGAGCGCCTGCTACAGGTGACCTGGGAAGGGGTCGAGGAAAAGCCGTATCCCACCAAGATCCGGATCAAGTGTCTCAACAAGATGGGGATGCTTGGCAAGATCTGCATGATGCTGGCCGAAATGGATGTGAATATCGATTCCGGTACATTCGAGTCCAAGGTGGATGGAACTTCCACTCTGGAGTTTACCGTCGAAGTCAAAGACCTTGACCAGTTGTATTCGACACTTGCCAAGATCAAGGCGCTCAAGGCAGTGCAGGAAGCGCTTCGCGTTTCATAGACTGCGTATCAGATATGAATCCGGAGTCCCTTGAGCAAGGGACTCCGGATTGTTTCATGTTATTTTGCGTACTTTTCCAGTTACTTGTCCTTGGGATGACACTGCTTGCAGGAAACAGGCACATTCTTGCGGCCCTGCTTCTTCATGGTCTTGTGGCATCCAAGACAGCTTGAGTCTGTCTTCTTGGCATGGAAGGCGGTGTAGTACGCTGTTTCTCCCTTCTTTCCGGGCTGGTCATGGCAACCCGCTGTGGAACAGTTCTGTATTTCACCCTTGCCGTCCCAAGTGTGGTGGCAGGTGGCACATTCGAGCTTGGCGGCCTCATGCTTTGCGTGGGGAAACGTGACGAACGTCTTGGTCGCCTTGATGGCCTCAGGCGGACTGAGCGTGAGGCTTTCCGGTGCCTTGGTTGCGGCCCATGCGAATGTTACCGCCAGAATGAGGACACATAGTGTCGCTGTGCTGATAATGAAACGGTGCATGTAATCTCTCCTTGGGTTGATGGGTTGCGTATATGTTTATTGGCAATAGACATGCCAGAGAGCCCCACGCTGTTTTTATTGGATAAATTGAGTTAGCCAGAGTCGTGTGCGTACCTTTTTTGCACACATGCGCGCGGTTTGTCGTGGTATGTTTCCAAGGTTGTCGAAAATCAGAACGTCAGCCTCGATTTATTCTTCGTCGGTATTTGGTTGTTCTTCATTTTTTAGAATGACATTTTTCATTTTCCGAACTTCCGGTTCGATTTCCTGCATGGTGACTCCGAGGCCGGTGCTTACGCGGGCGATCAGTTCCCTTTCCGTTTGATCGATTTTTTCGTCTGCTCCGGCTATGAGCGTCATGAGTGCCAGCGTTTTTATGCGAAAAGCCGGATATGCGCTTTTCAGGGTTGCAACGGCTTTTCTCTCAAGTTCCTGTTTTCCCTGTTCCTCCAAAGCCATATTGTATTTTTCGATGAAGTCTCTGGGTGGCCCGAGTTTGTCTGAAACATGGTCGATGAAAAACGGATTGACGAGAATGGAGCCGATTTCTTCCGGCTTGTTTTCATTGTTTGCACTGAGCATGAGCAGACAGAGAACAGTGGCAGCTTCGGTCGTGTTGAGAATGTCCATGTACAAGAATCCTTGTTTCAATATGGAATTTCAGTTTGGTGATAACACGAATTCGTAGTGAAAAAAAAGGGGAAAGCCAGTTGGCTTTCCCCTCTTGTTTTTTTGGGCTGTGAGAGTTCTACATTTCGATGCGAACATTCTCCGGATTGAGCTTTCTTTCAAGATGCTTGGCATACAGACTCATGAAGTAGCTGAAGACGAAGTACATGACCGCGATAGTCGTATAGATTTCAAACGGGTAGACCATGATACGGTTGTTGATGGCGTAGGCCGCACGGGTCAGTTCCATCACGCCGATGATGTAAGCGAGTGACGTATCCTTGAAGGCCGCGATGAACATGCCGACCAAAGCCGGGAGCATCTGCTTGAGTGCCTGTGGGAGTACGATTTTACGCATGGTCTGGAAGTAGGTCAGGCCGGATGCCTTGGCCGCTTCCACCTGTCCGGCGGGAATGTTTTCGATGCCGCCGCGAACGGTTTCCGCGATGTACGCCGCAAAGAAGAAGGTCATGGCAATGGTTGCTGCCCAGAAGGCGTGGAGTTCGATCTTGAGCATGATGTCGAGCACCACTGTGTAGAACCAGAAGATGACCAGAATGAGCGGGATGCCCCGGACGAATTCGATGTAAATCGTGCAGGGGATTCGGAAGGCTCTGTTCTTGGCGGTTCTGCCCATGCCGACGAGAAGTCCGATGAAGAAGCTGCCCGTGATGGATATGATCGACATCAGGAGTGCGCCGGAAAGGCCGCCGAGGCCCATGAAGAATTCCGTTTCGTCTCCATTGGGGAAACGCCAGAACAGCAGGGTGTACAGGTTGTTCCAGATGACTTCGAAATTGAAGGAAGCAATGGCCATGCCGACTTCGTAAAGAATGTAGAGCAGGACCGCAACGAACGTGGCTTTTGCCGCAAGGATCATGCTTTTGGTCGCAGCCTTCAGCATGCGGCGCAAGGGTGAGACGGTCTTGGCGTCGGGGGCCTTGCGGAAGTACCAGAGCAGGTATTCCATGCCGCTTCCCAGCAGTTCCAGAGGGTAGAAGAGTATGTCGGCAATCTTGCGCGACAGTGGCTCATGCCCTCTGGGCAGGATTTTCAGCTTGATGTTAATCAGGTTGAGCGAACCTGCGATAGTCAGCGAGAGCGCAAGATAGATGACGGTCGCGGCTATCAGGGCTTCGAAAATGTGGTAGGTCAGGGACGATACTTCCTGCATGGACCAACAGACCTCGGCCACGCCGATGGTCATGGCGAGCGAGGTGTTTTTCATGTTGTTCAGGAATTCACTGCCCAGCGGCGGGATGATTTCGCGGAAGGACAGCGGCAGGATGATCTTTCGCAGTGTCTGCGTGAAGTTCAGGCCGGAAGAATACGAGGCCTCAAGCAGTCCCTTGGGTATGGACTGGATGCCTGCGCGGATGATCTCGGCCATGAAAGCGCCTGTGAAAATACCACAACCTGCGGTTGCGGCCCAGAACTCGAAATTCATTTCGAAAAGCTTGAAGCGGAGTTCTTCAGGGAAGGCGTAAGGCAGTGCGAAGTACCAGAAAAAGAGCTGTACGAGAAGCGGAGTGTTTCGAATCAGCTCCACATACGAGGTGGCGAACCAGTAAACCGGCTTGAAGCTGGAAAGGCGCGCCAGACCGAAAATTGTTCCAAGGGTCAAGGCGATGGCGGAAGAGTACAGGGCCATCGTGATGGTCGTCCCCAAGCCATGCAGCATGAGTTTGCCCATGTGGCCGTACTGGCCTTCCGTGAGGAATACCGCCCAGTTGAAATCATATTTGAAATCAAAGACGAAGGCGAAATAATAGACCACCAGACTGATCATTGCCAGCAGGGTGACGTTCTGGACCCAGAGTTTTTCAAAAAGGCGATTCAGCATATCTTTATCCGAAGCAAAGGTCCCGGAGCACGAGGCTCCGGGACCTGGTGTTGGCTTATTGCCGTGCGGCTTACGGCCACATCTCGATCTTTTCAGTCATGGGGAACGGGTAAGCGGAATCGGGACCGAACCACTTGTTGTAAATCTTCATGTAGGTGCCATCTTTCCAGATGTCCTGAACAGTGAAGTTCACAGCGTCGCGCCATGCGGAATCGTCCTGAGGCAGGCCGATGCCGTAAGGTTCGTCAGAGATGAACTCGCCGACCAGTTCGAACTGACCGGGGACCTTGGAGGCGTAACCCAGCAGCAGGGTGGAGTCGGTGGAGATAGCCTGAACGCGACCGGAGCGCAGAGCTTCGAACATGGCGATTTCACCATCGTAACCGATGACCTTGGGGTTCGGGTTGCCGAGCTTCTTCAGGTAGGCGGTAGCGTTGACGATGGAGGTGGTGCCCTGCATGGAGCCGACCTTCATGTTAGCGAGATCCTTGGGATCCTTGACTTTGCCTTTGCGAGCCAGGAACTTCTGGCCGTCGAAGAAGTAGGTGATGGAGAAGTCGATCTTCTCATCGCGCACGCGCTTGTGGGTCATGTTTGCCAGAACCATGTCAACCTTGGGCGGATTGGTCTGAACAAAGGAAATACGGGTGTTGTTGTTCACAACGACTTTTTCGAGCTTGCAGCCCAGACGCTTGGCGATTTCGCCGGCCATTTCAACGTCGAAACCGACCCATTCGTTCTTGTCGTTGATGAAGCCAAAAGGCATGCCCTGGTTGGAAAGACCGACCTTGACGACTTTGGTGGACATCACACGGTCATAGGTGGGACCTGCAAAGGCGATGCTTGCGGCCATAACCAACAGAGCGGCCAGAACAGTAATTTTGAGAACTCGCATTAACCTCTCCTCTATCGTTGAGTTGCTCCAAAAAAAATCCCGCCCGGACACCATGTCCGGCGGGATATATATCCTTAACTAGTGGCTGAGGATCTTGCTCAGGAAATCTTTTGTACGGTCACTCTTCGGGTTGTTGAAGAAATCTTCGGGCGTATTTTCCTCGATCAGATATCCGCCGTCCATAAAGATGACCCTGTCCGCCACTTCGCGCGCAAACCCCATTTCGTGCGTGACGCAGATCATGGTCATTCCCTCTTTTGCGAGAGACTTCATGACGTCGAGAACTTCGTTGATCATTTCCGGATCAAGTGCCGAAGTGGGTTCGTCGAAGAGCATGATTTTCGGCTGCATGGCGAGGCCGCGGGCAATGGCGACACGCTGCTGCTGACCGCCGGAAAGCTGGGAAGGATATGCGCCGGCCTTATCCGGGATATCGACCTTTTTCAGCAGTTCCATGGCGATGGCCGTAGCGTCACCTTTGCTTTGATGACGGACCAGCGATGGTGCGAGAATGATGTTATCCAGCACGGTCATGTGCGGATACAGATTGAATTGCTGGAACACGAATCCGACTTCGGCCCGGAGCATGGTCATGTTGGTCCGAGGATCGGATACATTCATGCCGTCAACCGAGATGTCGCCTTCCTGAATCGGCTCGAGCCGATTAATACATCTGATAAGGGTGGATTTGCCGGAACCGGAAGGTCCACAGATGACGACAACTTCACCTTTTTCGATTTCAAGATTTATGTTGTTGAGGACATGAAAATCCCCATACCATTTATTTACATTTTTGAAAGAAATCACAGCCTCTCCCCAAAAGAAATGATTTAACTTAACGTAAGCGGTTTCTTTAGCAAGAAATCACACTCAGGGCAATCAAAATTCTGACGGCAATGTGGCATTTTGAATATAATTCTGTTTTGCCGTCAGAAAGATGACAATTTTGGCTGTTTCAGTAATCTCAATATGTTGGGTGCCTAGCATTCTGTCATGCTGAGTGCCAATCCGGCCAGTGAGGTTTCCTTGTACTTGCGGGACATGTCGCGTCCGGTTTGGGCCATGGCCTCAAAGGCTTTGTCGAGGTCGACTTTCTGGTAGGATTCGTCCAGCGTCGATGCGATGAGGAAGGCGTTGTATGACTTGACCACTCCCATGGCATTTCGTTCGATACACGGAATCTGCACGTATCCGCCGACAGGGTCGCACGTCAGGCCGAGATGGTGTTCCATGGCGATTTCAGCAGCGTTTTCAGTTACCTGAAAACGGTAGCCGCGCGCGTATGACAGGAATGCCGCAGCCATGGCCGAGGCCACGCCGACTTCACCCTGACAGCCGACTTCCGCGCCGGAAATGGAGGCATTGTGTTTGGCCAGAAATCCGATGGATGCCGCTGCGAGCAATCCCTGGCGAATTTCTTCCTGCAATGCTCCCATGTGGCGTTTGAGCATGAAAAGAATGGCGGGAATGACGCCTGCCGCACCGCAGGTGGGGGCGGTGACGACGCAGTGGCCGGATGCATTTTCTTCGGAGGCGGCAAGAGCGTAGGCGTTGAGTGCCTTGAGGAAGCCCGATCCCTGAAATTGTTCTCTTTTGGCCCACTCATACATGGCGGGTGCCTTGCGCTGTAGACCGATAGGGCCGGGGAGTACACCGTTTGTCTGAATGCCGAGTTCCACGGCGTGTTCCATGACTTCCGTAATTCTGTCGAGTCCCTTGTTGATTTCTTCCTCACTCATGCCGGTAATCGCCTGCTCGTTGGCGAGTATCAGTTCATGCAGGCGCATGGAATTGTCAGTGAGGTGTTTCTTGAGCTCGGCCATGGTCTCATAGGGATATACCGGCTCACCTCGCTGAGGCTCTTCCCATCCCATCCATCGCAGAAAGCCGCCGCCAACGGAGAAATAAATGCGTTCAAGCATGGTCTTGCCGTCGCTGTCGAGCAATCGGAAGATCATGGTGTTGCTGTGCGGGTAGTCGTGTTGTACCGCGTCAAAGATAATGTCACCGGGGTGGTAGGTGATCGCCTTGCCGTCTATGTCGAGTTCGAAAGGACGTGAGTTTTCTTCAAATTGTTCAAATATATTGGGTTGGCAGGTGTCAGGCTTGAAGCCCAGCAGGCCGGACATGACTGCACGGCGGGTGCCGTGGCCTTCGCCTGTGGCGGACAGGGAGCCAAAGAGGCGTATCTCCAGAGTCTCGCCTTTGAGGCGTTCCTCTTTCGGGAGTTCCCGGATGCGGTCCATGAAATCGAAGCCCGCCTTCATGGGGCCGATGGTGTGGGAGCTGGATGGGCCGGGGCCGATTTTGAGCAACTCGAATATAGAAGTGGATATGGCTGTCATGGCGTACTTTTGTTGTTGAAGATTGAATGAGTGGTTGCCTCGAATGCAGGTCGCGCTACCTTACGATAAAAGCAGTGTAAGGAGAAGTTTTTTTCGGAATATGCTTACTGAATTTAATGATGGAATTCTGTATGCATTTGAGGAGTCGAAGGAGTGGTTTGCATTGATAATGATACGTATTTTTTGGGGAAGCATTGAGTCATCCAAAAAAACAAAGAGTTTTCGGGATTGTTACACGCTTTGTGTTGACGCTCTAGTGGGGCAGGTATACCATTCTGTCCGTTTCGGCATAATAGTTCGCGAGTCGGATATGCCGTGATGCA from uncultured Pseudodesulfovibrio sp. includes the following:
- a CDS encoding cytochrome c3 family protein — encoded protein: MHRFIISTATLCVLILAVTFAWAATKAPESLTLSPPEAIKATKTFVTFPHAKHEAAKLECATCHHTWDGKGEIQNCSTAGCHDQPGKKGETAYYTAFHAKKTDSSCLGCHKTMKKQGRKNVPVSCKQCHPKDK
- a CDS encoding TerB family tellurite resistance protein, whose product is MDILNTTEAATVLCLLMLSANNENKPEEIGSILVNPFFIDHVSDKLGPPRDFIEKYNMALEEQGKQELERKAVATLKSAYPAFRIKTLALMTLIAGADEKIDQTERELIARVSTGLGVTMQEIEPEVRKMKNVILKNEEQPNTDEE
- a CDS encoding amino acid ABC transporter permease is translated as MLNRLFEKLWVQNVTLLAMISLVVYYFAFVFDFKYDFNWAVFLTEGQYGHMGKLMLHGLGTTITMALYSSAIALTLGTIFGLARLSSFKPVYWFATSYVELIRNTPLLVQLFFWYFALPYAFPEELRFKLFEMNFEFWAATAGCGIFTGAFMAEIIRAGIQSIPKGLLEASYSSGLNFTQTLRKIILPLSFREIIPPLGSEFLNNMKNTSLAMTIGVAEVCWSMQEVSSLTYHIFEALIAATVIYLALSLTIAGSLNLINIKLKILPRGHEPLSRKIADILFYPLELLGSGMEYLLWYFRKAPDAKTVSPLRRMLKAATKSMILAAKATFVAVLLYILYEVGMAIASFNFEVIWNNLYTLLFWRFPNGDETEFFMGLGGLSGALLMSIISITGSFFIGLLVGMGRTAKNRAFRIPCTIYIEFVRGIPLILVIFWFYTVVLDIMLKIELHAFWAATIAMTFFFAAYIAETVRGGIENIPAGQVEAAKASGLTYFQTMRKIVLPQALKQMLPALVGMFIAAFKDTSLAYIIGVMELTRAAYAINNRIMVYPFEIYTTIAVMYFVFSYFMSLYAKHLERKLNPENVRIEM
- a CDS encoding ABC transporter substrate-binding protein gives rise to the protein MRVLKITVLAALLVMAASIAFAGPTYDRVMSTKVVKVGLSNQGMPFGFINDKNEWVGFDVEMAGEIAKRLGCKLEKVVVNNNTRISFVQTNPPKVDMVLANMTHKRVRDEKIDFSITYFFDGQKFLARKGKVKDPKDLANMKVGSMQGTTSIVNATAYLKKLGNPNPKVIGYDGEIAMFEALRSGRVQAISTDSTLLLGYASKVPGQFELVGEFISDEPYGIGLPQDDSAWRDAVNFTVQDIWKDGTYMKIYNKWFGPDSAYPFPMTEKIEMWP
- a CDS encoding amino acid ABC transporter ATP-binding protein, translating into MISFKNVNKWYGDFHVLNNINLEIEKGEVVVICGPSGSGKSTLIRCINRLEPIQEGDISVDGMNVSDPRTNMTMLRAEVGFVFQQFNLYPHMTVLDNIILAPSLVRHQSKGDATAIAMELLKKVDIPDKAGAYPSQLSGGQQQRVAIARGLAMQPKIMLFDEPTSALDPEMINEVLDVMKSLAKEGMTMICVTHEMGFAREVADRVIFMDGGYLIEENTPEDFFNNPKSDRTKDFLSKILSH
- a CDS encoding L-serine ammonia-lyase, with product MTAISTSIFELLKIGPGPSSSHTIGPMKAGFDFMDRIRELPKEERLKGETLEIRLFGSLSATGEGHGTRRAVMSGLLGFKPDTCQPNIFEQFEENSRPFELDIDGKAITYHPGDIIFDAVQHDYPHSNTMIFRLLDSDGKTMLERIYFSVGGGFLRWMGWEEPQRGEPVYPYETMAELKKHLTDNSMRLHELILANEQAITGMSEEEINKGLDRITEVMEHAVELGIQTNGVLPGPIGLQRKAPAMYEWAKREQFQGSGFLKALNAYALAASEENASGHCVVTAPTCGAAGVIPAILFMLKRHMGALQEEIRQGLLAAASIGFLAKHNASISGAEVGCQGEVGVASAMAAAFLSYARGYRFQVTENAAEIAMEHHLGLTCDPVGGYVQIPCIERNAMGVVKSYNAFLIASTLDESYQKVDLDKAFEAMAQTGRDMSRKYKETSLAGLALSMTEC